In Bacteroidota bacterium, a single genomic region encodes these proteins:
- a CDS encoding 1-acyl-sn-glycerol-3-phosphate acyltransferase — protein MMQFWARILLYIPGIRFKVKYESKLSPSKTYVYCSNHSSYLDIVLSYCAIPYYFVFMGKQELRKAPLFNIFFKEMNILVDRKSNIGSHRSLEEAAKKIDEGHSVVLFPEGTISREAPKLRAFKNGAFKLAIEKQVPIVPITFVNNWKLLQDRPFLQGLSRPGLALVEVHRPIPTKGMTLDDLLMLKAQVENVIEKSLTNFELKNRNQK, from the coding sequence ATGATGCAGTTTTGGGCACGTATCTTACTTTATATTCCCGGAATACGCTTTAAAGTGAAATACGAATCAAAACTGAGCCCGTCTAAAACCTATGTTTATTGTTCCAATCACAGTTCCTATTTAGATATTGTTTTGAGCTATTGTGCCATACCCTATTATTTTGTTTTTATGGGTAAGCAAGAGTTGAGAAAGGCACCCTTGTTTAATATATTCTTTAAAGAGATGAATATTTTGGTGGACCGTAAAAGTAATATTGGATCACATCGCTCTTTGGAAGAGGCAGCTAAAAAAATTGATGAAGGGCACAGTGTTGTGCTTTTTCCGGAAGGAACAATTTCTCGTGAGGCACCTAAGTTAAGGGCGTTTAAAAATGGGGCGTTTAAACTCGCTATCGAGAAACAAGTGCCCATTGTGCCTATTACCTTTGTAAACAATTGGAAATTGCTTCAGGATCGCCCATTTTTACAAGGTCTCAGTCGCCCGGGATTAGCTTTGGTGGAAGTACATCGCCCCATCCCCACAAAGGGAATGACTTTAGATGATTTGCTTATGCTTAAAGCACAAGTGGAAAATGTGATTGAGAAAAGTTTAACCAATTTTGAATTGAAAAATAGAAATCAAAAATGA
- a CDS encoding ComF family protein — protein MSWLSDFITLIYPRVCMACGESLLKHEECICSQCIYYLPKTNFHKEKENEVSKLFWGRVEIQSACAFYYFKKQSKVQNLLHQLKYKGQKQVGVKLGSLYGVELKQDKKFEDINLIIPVPLHPDKEKKRGYNQSEMFAIGLSQTMQAPAESSLLIRNFASETQTKKSKYNRWENVKSIFEVTDSEKLKGKHILLVDDVITTGATIEACAQHLLSVPGTRVSIAAIACSIN, from the coding sequence ATGAGCTGGCTATCTGATTTTATCACATTAATTTATCCTAGGGTTTGTATGGCCTGCGGGGAGAGTTTATTAAAACACGAAGAGTGTATTTGTAGTCAATGCATTTACTATTTGCCAAAAACAAATTTCCACAAAGAGAAAGAAAATGAGGTGAGTAAACTCTTTTGGGGAAGAGTTGAAATTCAATCGGCATGTGCCTTTTATTATTTCAAAAAGCAAAGTAAAGTGCAAAATTTGCTGCATCAATTAAAATACAAAGGGCAAAAACAGGTGGGTGTAAAATTGGGTAGTTTGTATGGAGTAGAACTCAAGCAGGACAAAAAATTTGAGGACATCAATCTGATTATTCCGGTACCGCTTCATCCCGATAAGGAAAAGAAAAGGGGATATAACCAAAGCGAAATGTTTGCTATTGGCCTCTCTCAAACCATGCAAGCACCTGCTGAATCCTCCTTACTCATTCGCAATTTTGCTTCTGAAACACAAACAAAAAAATCGAAATACAATCGCTGGGAAAATGTAAAATCTATATTTGAAGTAACGGATAGTGAAAAACTGAAAGGCAAGCATATTTTACTGGTGGATGATGTGATAACCACCGGTGCAACGATTGAGGCTTGTGCGCAGCATTTACTCTCTGTTCCGGGTACACGCGTGAGCATTGCTGCAATTGCTTGTAGTATTAATTGA
- a CDS encoding GAF domain-containing protein, with the protein MAETIIIPQTASKQEKYELLIPQLKALLEGETDLIANLSNTAAALKYGLQFFWVGFYLVKQNKGKEELVLGPFQGPVACTRIAKSRGVCGKCWETKEVILVDDVAKFPGHIACSSESKSEIVLPALTKNGEVFLVLDVDSDTLATFDNTDKIYLTQVIRLLENRHRE; encoded by the coding sequence ATGGCCGAAACTATTATCATCCCCCAAACTGCATCTAAACAGGAAAAGTACGAACTACTTATTCCTCAGTTAAAAGCCTTATTGGAAGGAGAAACTGACCTCATCGCAAATTTGTCGAACACCGCAGCTGCATTAAAATATGGATTGCAGTTTTTTTGGGTGGGATTCTATCTTGTTAAACAAAATAAGGGGAAAGAAGAATTAGTCCTTGGGCCATTTCAAGGCCCTGTAGCCTGCACTCGTATTGCAAAAAGCCGAGGTGTGTGTGGAAAATGCTGGGAAACAAAAGAGGTTATACTTGTAGACGATGTAGCGAAATTCCCTGGACACATTGCTTGCAGCAGTGAATCAAAATCCGAAATCGTTTTGCCTGCATTAACTAAAAATGGGGAAGTTTTTTTGGTTTTGGATGTGGATAGCGATACACTTGCAACATTTGATAACACCGACAAAATTTACTTAACCCAAGTTATACGATTACTTGAAAACAGGCATCGGGAATGA
- a CDS encoding Ig-like domain-containing protein yields MRKRIVNRNTHFILLLSISLLFYGCAQVVSPTGGEKDETPPKIVKSNPANGSILFKDEKIQLNFSEYIKVKDANNQLIISPPLKKTPELKVKNKTLTLDIEDSLKANTTYTFSFGNSIVDFTEENPLENFQFVFSTGNYLDSMSVLGKVENAMNHIPEKGVLVMLYALEKTSSDSFPYHEIPDYFGKSNEFGNYTINNIREGKYKMLALKDGNTNYLFDSEDEQIAFLDSVITINKKLQIDVSLFQELKSKLYLKKPVKNYDGQVICAFSRPVEKLSFENLTAFQKFDWKATEISSNKDTARFWFAGASSDSIQLKVLSAGKVFDTVQVAVVKTKGEVAGRERRKLNISTNINPNGTFDLTKKIQLVLPQLVNKVNRARISIIHQKDTLPFVFNAVDSLKRKFEIGAAFAEDSAYTLLIPSGTFEGYDGLQNDTLKIQFRMLTQRDYGTLKFAVKLKENSGNFILQMLDEAEHVVNERFLTKSEILIYEYIKPQNYKFKLIFDSNSNQKWNTGNFLQHLQPEKVMYYPQILTIRANWDLEEKWDLTK; encoded by the coding sequence ATGAGAAAAAGGATAGTTAATCGTAATACCCATTTCATACTTTTGTTGAGTATTAGTTTGCTCTTTTATGGCTGCGCACAAGTAGTTAGTCCTACTGGCGGCGAAAAAGATGAAACTCCTCCCAAAATTGTAAAAAGCAATCCTGCTAATGGCTCCATTCTTTTTAAGGATGAGAAAATCCAACTTAACTTTAGTGAATACATAAAAGTAAAGGATGCCAATAACCAATTAATTATTTCTCCTCCACTAAAAAAGACACCCGAACTTAAGGTTAAAAATAAAACCTTGACACTGGATATAGAAGACAGCTTAAAAGCCAATACTACATATACTTTTAGTTTTGGAAACTCGATTGTGGATTTTACTGAAGAGAACCCACTCGAAAATTTTCAATTTGTATTCTCCACCGGTAACTACTTGGATTCGATGAGTGTACTAGGGAAAGTGGAGAACGCCATGAACCACATTCCCGAAAAGGGAGTATTGGTAATGTTGTACGCACTCGAAAAAACTAGTTCTGATTCATTTCCATACCATGAAATACCTGATTATTTTGGAAAGTCGAATGAATTCGGAAATTATACGATTAACAACATTAGAGAAGGAAAATACAAGATGCTTGCTTTGAAAGATGGGAATACAAATTATTTGTTCGACAGTGAGGACGAGCAAATTGCTTTTTTAGATTCCGTTATCACCATAAACAAAAAACTCCAAATAGATGTCTCGCTTTTTCAAGAATTAAAATCAAAATTATATTTAAAAAAGCCGGTTAAGAATTACGATGGACAAGTAATTTGTGCCTTTAGCCGACCCGTAGAAAAACTAAGTTTTGAAAACTTAACTGCTTTTCAAAAATTTGATTGGAAGGCAACCGAAATTTCGTCGAATAAGGACACTGCTCGTTTCTGGTTTGCTGGTGCATCTTCAGATTCCATTCAATTAAAAGTATTGAGTGCCGGAAAGGTATTTGACACCGTTCAAGTAGCAGTGGTAAAGACTAAAGGAGAAGTTGCGGGAAGAGAGCGTAGAAAATTAAATATCAGCACCAATATTAATCCAAATGGAACGTTTGACTTAACTAAAAAGATACAACTCGTTTTACCGCAATTGGTAAATAAAGTAAACCGAGCAAGAATTTCAATAATCCATCAAAAAGATACCCTACCCTTCGTTTTTAACGCTGTGGATTCGCTAAAAAGAAAATTTGAAATAGGAGCCGCTTTTGCCGAAGACAGTGCTTATACATTGCTGATACCTTCCGGAACATTTGAAGGGTATGATGGTCTTCAAAACGACACCCTAAAAATTCAATTTCGCATGCTCACGCAACGGGACTACGGAACTTTAAAATTTGCAGTTAAATTAAAAGAAAACAGTGGGAATTTTATATTACAAATGCTGGATGAGGCAGAGCATGTGGTGAATGAACGCTTTTTAACTAAAAGCGAAATTTTGATTTATGAATATATAAAACCTCAAAACTATAAGTTCAAGCTCATTTTTGATTCCAATTCAAATCAAAAATGGAATACCGGAAATTTTTTACAGCATTTGCAACCCGAAAAGGTTATGTACTATCCACAAATATTAACCATTCGTGCGAATTGGGATTTGGAAGAAAAATGGGATCTAACTAAATAA